In Lathyrus oleraceus cultivar Zhongwan6 chromosome 2, CAAS_Psat_ZW6_1.0, whole genome shotgun sequence, the DNA window gtagtctgttatctcccttgtctctggttaggatattgagctgatctctccgggcaccctttttctttttgtgtgagttTGTTCTCCCTTTCTGGTAGGAGcctgatataagtccagcgattggcattcggtttcctgtgtgtgtgtgtgtttggagtctgacataagtccagcgattggcagttggtttcctgtttGCTTTGTGTGTCTGGAGTTGGatataagcccattgattggcattccgtttccagttgtgtgtctcgtttgacgtctcagcgtctctgtttagtgtctttgtttggcgtgtgttagccgagctccgagtgctctgattcttctctagttagagaagatacgtatgcataggatgcgacatcctagcgagcacgtttcccctgtcccgaactacgtcgactctgatgtttgtgcttgaaagactacgtaggcccaggatgggatatcctgccgagtcccgtttcttttaTCTTTCTGTGTTTGCTTCCAGCcgtgtgcagtttgtgagcagttttagcaaactttcttctattcttttgtgcgtggatcccgtcgagtacgacggatgcgtaggggtgctaataccttcccttcgcataaccgactcccgatcccatcttctctggtcgtgagaccatgtcttttccaggtttacttcgagcgtttcctttccctcttttgggataaataacgcacggtggcggctctgttgtttcgttttcccgccggtttttcgcgtaatgcgacagctggcgactctgctggggacatcccaagaagttgacctcttgctggtccatcttccctaagcgagtcactcccagcgctctctaggatagggtttggttgctttactgttttatttattgcatttatttttgtatgtttgcatttatgtttgcatgcatcatattttcatctgtgTTGGCTatgtgtttgtctctctgttggggtgggagttacaagaggtaaaaggcccaatacccaggccatgagtgaactctaggatacctaggaatagagtgattcttgggaagcgggtggtattgtGCCACTTAGCGGAAGATGATATCACGAGCAattcagatcctgatggggtattatcggtacatacatctggtgtgtacatgatgatattctatgaaagggttgtttatcctgcgtttctcttgaccttaccctgacctagatgacacccgtgagtggggagggaatgaatcattacaggtacagttggtgatTATTGATCAGTTGGTGACTATTGATCAGTTGGTGACTATTGATCAGTTGGTGACTCTTGGctcctgttggtgacttggttcagagatatatgggttccagatgactttgggtctcagatgactttgtggttccaaattcaagccgaagctttgaacctgtgctccgtgatacacagccaaccagtcgtgtttgcatcatgtgcatcatagcatgtttattttcaaaaaaataatgcaataaaaaaagaaagaaaagaaaagaaagaaaagctaagctcctcatgcatatcatttctcaggttcattcaggagtctattcactgtgagagatggcagccgttccagagatgaagaggaagacttgcacctacagttttcaccgtgtgccattgacatctttgatagagttgagcaactttGTGACCTGCGGTAATCAGAAGGagtttgttgatcagtatggggatttgttgacactgttgaagatggtggtagatccagtaccgttgcaaactcttctacagttctatgaccccgagctccgttgtttcacctttcaggactatcagttagctcccactcttgaagagtattctatcctgatgaatgtcccgatTAAATACCAGGTACCTTTCCTGGATGTtccaaaggaggtggatttcagggttgttgccagagctcttcatTTGAGTATTAAAGAAGTGAGCGACAATTGGAAGTCAAGTGGTGATGTGGTGGGGTTGCCTTTGAAGTACCTGGTGAGGATGGCTAAGGAggaagcaaagaagggaaattggggagctttcaacgctcagttggctatcatgatctatggagttgtgttgttcccaagtatgcctaactttgtggactttgctgctgtcactattttccttggaggaaacccagttcctactttgttagctgacacttactatgctgtacacagcaggcatggtaagggtggagccatcaaATATTGTCTCCCTTTAttactcagatggttcttgtctcttctgccaaccagtggaccttttgtggatgctcagagcactcataagtggactcagaggattatgtctcttacctcctatgatatcaggtggcaatcttaccggatggatgtgcgtaatgtcatcatgagttgtggagagttttgtaatgtgccactcatagggaataagggttgcatcaattacaacccggttctttctcttcgccaattggggtttgtgatgaatggaagaccactagatgctgagatagctgaaagtgtgtattttgagaagcggagtgaccctgttagattggagcaagtgggaagagcttggaagactattggtgtcaaggatggagctgtgttagggaagaagtttgctaTTGCTATGCCTGGttacattgattgggtcaagagtagagttgagactttgttgctgccctatgataggatggagccattgcaagagcaaccacctttgatccttgctgaaaatgtgcctgctgagcagtacaagcaagccttgatggagaatcgtcggttgaaagagaaggaacaagatacccagatggagctttacaaagccaaagctgataagttgaacttggctcatcaactcaaaggcatgcagggtgaagatgctagcagattgaagagcaagaagaggtcctatgaggagatggagaccttgttgaataaagaacaccgtgagtgcttgaggttgTAGAAAGCTGAGGCtaattatcagaagaagataagagacctggaaaagcaacttagagacaaagacatccaattgaagaaggaggtagacttgagacatgcatcagagagccagcttggaggagaagttgtggagctcaggagacaactgaaggagaagatcacccctctgccagaatgttcagaatgtgacctgttgatagaccagtgccagtacctgaagactctcattcctggaggacatctttcttagattgtatctgttgtttatgttgagaatcacctccaggattgtcggatgggattcattgttgaaattctggtgtagtcagtattcagatgttctacttcaagtcatgacatctgatctaacattgtacctaatacaacaagacagttattacactctgtactaatgtgcaccctttcacattgtcacgacctctccttctatgtcatcctagaatggaggaacacctagttatgtgcaccatagcattcacttctgttgtttcctacacagttatcagcacgatgtctcaatcctgttttggacatcatctgttacattgttccagtttaTTGATCgtgtacttgtatttcctaaattaaaggttgtaacaagttaaactaatctccacttattaaggagctaacaaatagattatttgctaggttcattaattgtagcttagttgttagtttcctggattttagatcagctggtggattcctgaagaatagcctgagaaaaatcctgaaacagaaaaactaaccatcaAACAATtcagcatatgctgtcaggaaagaatgtcacaacattccgtttgacatccaagtccagaaccatatgctaagtctgtttagttcctgaaaacagactgtgctaaatttgctgtactgtaacagaccaaccagtctctacttcagtatcagctaactggaagaactgtcaagacatctagtttgacagtttcacaatgatcttttggccaggtctgttatgcttttgaaaaccagacttcactacatactgaactgaaatcatcaacttattatacagtatgtgctgttgttgatgaatgtcaaaacattctgattgacattccaacagaaggctatgtatcaggtttgttattaacttgataCGCAGACTGAATACCACCTGAGTTgtggcagacaggattataacatgcagtaggtaaacaaacacaggaaattgttaacccagttcagtccaacatgacctacatctgggggctaccaagccaggaagaagatccactattaggagtatcaattcagagttaaactcacccgtttacaactcatcacttaatccctacccaatgcaatctatacctaggaactcctagatagaaacctccagtttccattcctatcactacaaatacaatgtaatgttaccacaccttgaacttgcttcacagcttcattcaagaacaaaatcactcttgcctacaggcttcgagttacaacaactctcaggatttaccactgagatacacatggtaaccttcccacagattgggaggtttaccttacacacacccctaaaaattcattctaagaggcttacaaagactagattacaatcaactatttataacctaatcacccaactggatttgggccttcagaagtcgtagcaaacttgttctttgctgttacaacttcagcagaaaaattctactacaaacaaggtcttcaagttcctaaactctctccatatatatctccacatttagagcctatatatattttgattgagtcttcaagacctccacatgggagttaggatattcaccagatatccttgttgatcccagaatatatactgaattaattaattcagttttctacactagtgcgatgtcacagacctgatgtcgtgacatcgtacatgacatgttggtccagatgttgaatttcttcaacccaacatattaaaacaacagaggtgattacattatttgttttactaaaattaatgccaatcctaaggtattaacaatctccccctttggcaaattttagctaaaacaaataagcctTTGTCATTctctccaccaccacaaacacctatgttggtgtacatgaggagGTAGAGGAACAagactcagttgtaccagaacccttctCCTTAACAGGTgagcttcctgaagagtatgtaatgctgagtacatagacaatgtaactcagatcacaaggcacaactgtcttcttaactcagatcacaagacacaagtggtaaacccagttggtggattttgtgcctgacaccaacttctgtttgctaccacacccacagttggcttgcttctggtacattctcaacctcaggactatatttctctccccctttttagctaaacatttgtaaaggaacCCTTCACcaaaccagatccaggcgcagcttgcccaaatcttaacataccccatgattctgagaatggagtgtttttcttgtgagaggaagagggctattgcatcctttaaatagtccagcccgtgcctaggaatttccggtagaaacaaatgcttggtcaagatgcatttatttttgctgagaaacagtcagagaatcaccaacaaaatctcagattatctttgaataccttttatagctcttgactgtttcttttccaaaactgtcgttccagtgcatggagactattccatatatgcagtcagacacgttgcacgcgatgtcttaacatttcacgcggctttttcctgcattctgctagtattcaacattttccaaggttcctgtcatatctccagtagagacttgacatttggcactgatacagtcaaattcccacacttcagcagatggttactccccctgtaccacacagctgtagccatctggcttattctgatttaccagaatttgacacatcaccttcataattcctactgactttaagttttagaaggaattagcagcattgtccagggcaatgtcatgacattcggtcagacattcttcagctcactcagccttgacacagcatcctgataactgacaaggtgccatacctggttatctgagtacacatagaccacaagcttgatgattacttgcagcttcaaggccagaactccccctgtcatgaacaccccactctcctcttgaagattggagatcacacatgggcatatccaacatcccaaagttggaccttcacatacttcctgattcatagagaatccagaccacttgatgaatggaaaacacaagacgcatcttcatgtcttcaagagcacaccctctgttcaaccctcttagctgaacacattcacattctgtgtcaatctctcttctaaccagaacatAAGACCACTTCACTGGATGTTCTAACATCAGTTGGGACATCCTTCACACCAggacaaggcacaccatctgatagtcttcagatacCACTGAGTCTTcgggttgatcaagaagaacccagacattcattgggacatatacattttcatcccattataagagataatcttccatagatagctcagaactcctaccacaagctccaagggatgaatagaaagcacctcctttagtcttcaacttactacttttctactcaagagtaatttgtctcagactttcctcaagagtaatcagctgccatatgttgattatcttgattcttcgaactcacttctgaggtaaaccaattgccactggttgattacctccttcatgaatcctcatatgaacATGTCAActgctgctttttgacctccccaagtttatcagacttctcctaaagatattctgacctttcaagtgagactagaacttcaagctttttgaagtatccaatctacaaccctgtagacctttctatctcaagttgatgtgccacttcaccaactaagagtctgatgttgaaccaaatgtcacaacattgtgttttgacatctagctgttgaattcagctccttcttctgccacttgaaagaacttcctcccttcacagaacaagagttcaatgttctcatagacttgattgtggaaccaagtttgagtaaacaaccttcatcctgcaggtttgcagttaagtcatccaagctcacaccttgatgaatccctgcttcttctccaaagacatcagacactctgatgtatgagtcttcagaaggaccagtaGAAACTcacccttcagctctaccaaggattccacatcctaaggcaaggctgtttccatgatgtcaagactgctgccacttgttcttgactccacagtgtgcataagctaatgcacttccttacctagatcaaaaataaactgatccaagtaaccaccatcaagactatgatgtcttcttcttcttgaacataccaaggctgaacatgtttcttgccaggaaaccttttcagagatcatatgcttttgctgccaccaaagagatagatcataagccaatgaactattcttcctgtgattctgcacagggtcttgaagaagtgatgttccaacatctttaagaacatcaattatcttgagctccaaggataatcaattaaacacttgtacttggcacaagtagacattgatcttaaatcctttcccaattatcctttcagatacttccaccataagaatactttgaaagtactcttcttgtgtcaacatcttttgcttgcaagcacctcgacaattttgaaagtcttcccagattaaattcacccttaggaatgagagagatgaattcttccttgcaaatgtgtcgcacaaccaccagaacccatgtgacacaggtcaacagtcaaccagaccctaggctgacccaatgtgaggaggttaaccaaaactccccctcaaattaacaatcatggatactccacACCAACATCCATGCATTGTACCCACATGcctcaacatgacatacactatccctaccagtggcaactaactcctccaatcagactccagctgaccataagtactagtgagacacacaaTACCAGTCAATAGTAGTTATGCATTGCCAGGGCATACTActtcaaccaacctctgaatcttcatattcttactccttgacagaactgccacttctgcacgtggtgtttgaatagtatgattcatggttccaatcctcttaaatgatacagcaatcaggttaccccattattgactgctaacatccaggggacttgtcttccaacacaacatagtacttcagggaacacCTATCCAACCCTGCTCAATCTACAGGAATATGCCAAGtagcaggagattgcacaatgccacatctcaaccagctcaacttctagagatcagacttctaaaggggaccttcttgagcacacatacagttgacccttcccttgtcaccttagcacacacagatgtctcctcttccaggtcaggagtaggttccaaacagaagtatccctttgtttgatacctaaaaacatctgctcttcaaccagtagctgcatacttgttgaacaccatgttctaacatcacatagaacattagttccacctccttggaataaccctccttgaaagactttaaggtcttcatatacactacccaagagtgtaaaagaatcagtggtcaggtgattcttaccatcctgacgtgagaacatcatgatgagtggacttgaggggactcaagtagCTTTGACATCTTCAtaggttatgatgaaatcttgaatgcaacagcctttcatccacacgaggggaaactacatcagagtttgagttttgccaggtattatgcagcggaaatcataatacaactcaacctatgaacacacacttcaccagatttgtctccaagaccataccaagtttgaatgtgattcagTACTGGCACAAttgtcccacacaaaggccaattgccaacctccagagacaggtacactccattcctgtcatgaacagtccatccacctacttcaagggaccattcagggaagttacagaaccttccacaggttccaacataACTACTTGCAggataccagaaagtatcacccatggatctcatccagaagcagaataggatgcctgctctgataccaattgaaattctggtgtagtcagtattcagatgttctacttcaagtcatgacatctga includes these proteins:
- the LOC127118095 gene encoding uncharacterized protein LOC127118095 isoform X2, coding for MAAVPEMKRKTCTYSFHRVPLTSLIELSNFVTCGNQKEFVDQYGDLLTLLKMVVDPVPLQTLLQFYDPELRCFTFQDYQLAPTLEEYSILMNVPIKYQVPFLDVPKEVDFRVVARALHLSIKEVSDNWKSSGDVVGLPLKYLVRMAKEEAKKGNWGAFNAQLAIMIYGVVLFPSMPNFVDFAAVTIFLGGNPVPTLLADTYYAVHSRHGKGGAIKYCLPLLLRWFLSLLPTSGPFVDAQSTHKWTQRIMSLTSYDIRWQSYRMDVRNVIMSCGEFCNVPLIGNKGCINYNPVLSLRQLGFVMNGRPLDAEIAESVYFEKRSDPVRLEQVGRAWKTIGVKDGAVLGKKFAIAMPGYIDWVKSRVETLLLPYDRMEPLQEQPPLILAENVPAEQYKQALMENRRLKEKEQDTQMELYKAKADKLNLAHQLKGMQGEDASRLKSKKRSYEEMETLLNKEHRECLRL